A window of Cryptomeria japonica chromosome 3, Sugi_1.0, whole genome shotgun sequence contains these coding sequences:
- the LOC131050932 gene encoding protein RSI-1, with amino-acid sequence MARLFLFSIVLFSLIVFFAWNIEGALQHKEESHFMRELRRRHGHGHGHGHRQHGEGSLRPSDCAPRCSYRCSATSHRKPCMFFCQKCCAKCLCVPPGTYGNKQVCPCYNNWKTQQGGPKCP; translated from the exons ATGGCACGTTTGTTCTTGTTTAGTATTGTGTTATTTTCTCTGATTGTGTTCTTTGCATGGAATATTGAG GGAGCACTCCAACATAAGGAGGAGTCACATTTCATGAGGGAGTTGAGG AGGCGGCATGGGCATGGGCATGGGCATGGGCATAGGCAACATGGGGAGGGCAGCCTTAGGCCTTCAG ATTGTGCCCCAAGGTGCTCTTACAGGTGCTCTGCAACCTCTCACAGAAAGCCATGCATGTTTTTCTGCCAGAAATGCTGTGCAAAGTGTCTGTGTGTTCCTCCTGGAACTTATGGAAACAAACAAGTGTGCCCCTGCTACAATAACTGGAAGACCCAACAGGGAGGTCCCAAGTGCCCTTGA